In Saccharothrix syringae, the following are encoded in one genomic region:
- a CDS encoding eCIS core domain-containing protein, which produces MRAHDAPDREELPDPRSRHRADDAGVSSPLPHALSPDALVRLQRSAGNAAVADLVTRRQAVQRSALDAVLSSPGRPLDEHTRTDMEHRLDADFSEVRVHDDAAARDSAAQFRARAYTAGNHVVIGEDGDDPHTLAHELAHVVQQRSGPVAGTDTGHGYQVSDPSDRFEREAEAVATRAMAGPAPAPGPHRHAPGDGHAHTGVEVQRASDVEMADDDMFDQLDDPFSGMSGEQIAAVEEQARQSHAERASSQASASAHAGETEVRNYNRFIDALVLELRRQDPPWSVNYGKTDRNGRKEFKATLPVRTEQGAVQHRHAAPRTFEEQPATQALRWISSVVKVYLQNGDTTRGLPRSNPVEVQAGVTGARMVLSANDRPSAENLNRLVRREGGDMTGLLAAMAKKNRDQVWPRTGVPAAQEPVDNRLERHHRQLTEAIANGVEHYGQVLRAIRNVEVADRGVPGLHAERRIHMHLDNSLPEVMAGTKRPCATCYMLLYPNNPDIRPGVFYGNYASNANVPEFTSKDADVEARARGMVAKLKAAGITATWDSQLLKSDAPGFVNVEEVGSDSEPGG; this is translated from the coding sequence ATGCGAGCACACGACGCACCGGACCGGGAGGAGCTGCCCGATCCCCGCTCGCGGCACCGGGCCGACGACGCCGGGGTCTCTTCCCCGCTGCCGCACGCGTTGTCACCGGACGCGCTGGTCCGCTTGCAGCGCAGCGCGGGCAACGCCGCCGTGGCCGACCTGGTGACCCGCCGGCAGGCGGTCCAGCGGTCGGCGCTGGACGCGGTGCTGAGCAGTCCGGGACGCCCGCTCGACGAGCACACCCGCACCGACATGGAGCACCGGCTGGACGCGGACTTCTCCGAGGTGCGGGTGCACGACGACGCCGCCGCGCGCGACTCGGCCGCCCAGTTCAGGGCGCGGGCCTACACGGCGGGCAACCACGTGGTCATCGGCGAAGACGGCGACGACCCGCACACGCTCGCCCACGAGCTGGCCCACGTGGTCCAGCAGCGCAGCGGTCCCGTCGCGGGCACCGACACCGGGCACGGCTACCAGGTCTCCGACCCGTCCGACCGCTTCGAGCGCGAGGCCGAGGCGGTCGCCACCCGCGCCATGGCCGGCCCGGCACCGGCACCCGGACCGCACCGGCACGCACCGGGGGACGGGCACGCGCACACCGGCGTCGAGGTCCAACGCGCCTCGGACGTCGAGATGGCGGACGACGACATGTTCGACCAGCTCGACGACCCGTTCAGCGGGATGAGCGGCGAGCAGATCGCGGCGGTCGAGGAGCAGGCGCGGCAGTCGCACGCGGAACGGGCGTCGAGCCAGGCGTCCGCCTCCGCGCACGCCGGTGAGACCGAGGTGCGGAACTACAACAGGTTCATCGACGCGCTCGTCCTGGAGCTGCGCCGGCAGGACCCGCCGTGGTCGGTCAACTACGGCAAGACGGACCGCAACGGCCGCAAGGAGTTCAAGGCGACGCTGCCGGTGCGGACCGAGCAGGGTGCCGTGCAGCACCGGCACGCCGCACCGCGCACGTTCGAGGAGCAGCCGGCGACGCAGGCGCTCAGGTGGATCTCCAGCGTGGTCAAGGTGTACCTCCAGAACGGCGACACCACGCGCGGGCTGCCCAGGTCCAACCCGGTCGAGGTGCAGGCGGGCGTCACCGGCGCGCGGATGGTCCTCTCCGCCAACGACCGCCCCTCGGCCGAGAACCTGAACCGCCTGGTGCGCCGCGAGGGTGGCGACATGACCGGGTTGCTCGCGGCGATGGCGAAGAAGAACCGCGACCAGGTCTGGCCCAGGACGGGCGTGCCCGCGGCCCAGGAGCCGGTCGACAACCGGCTCGAACGGCACCACCGGCAGCTCACCGAGGCGATCGCGAACGGTGTCGAGCACTACGGGCAGGTCCTGAGGGCCATCCGGAACGTGGAGGTGGCGGACAGGGGCGTGCCGGGCCTGCACGCCGAGCGCCGCATCCACATGCACCTCGACAACAGCCTGCCGGAGGTCATGGCCGGGACGAAGCGGCCGTGCGCGACCTGCTACATGCTGCTCTACCCGAACAACCCCGACATCCGCCCTGGTGTCTTCTACGGGAACTACGCCTCCAACGCCAACGTCCCGGAGTTCACGTCGAAGGACGCGGACGTCGAGGCCAGGGCCCGCGGCATGGTCGCGAAGCTGAAGGCCGCCGGCATCACGGCCACCTGGGACTCACAGCTGCTCAAGTCCGACGCGCCCGGCTTCGTCAACGTCGAAGAGGTCGGCTCCGACTCCGAGCCCGGGGGGTGA
- a CDS encoding eCIS core domain-containing protein, whose product MHDHEHDEDRGRRDRPPVTEERVGTAAGEVVRLQRLIGNTAVTGAIRRGSGVGGVPGGGKPLDAALRREVEGELGADFSGVRLHTGPDARESAGEFGARAYTSGDHVVVGEDDVDRHTLIHELTHVLQQRQGPVAGTDRGDGVRVSDPSDRFERAAEENATRVMRGDTATTRGDAATTHAGDAPATPAVQRTLLVGGQDLTPGQGGNTQSAMQVWQQVIALPAFQARSDDDKGAMMRQFRKWVTDQPAPGQNPSPSVWGHKKQRRSYERVEDLEAALHGWVAAKPERHEEKEYAEVIVQDPEVDLRLNSVLYRVAQKIDELAESGGEGLAAKRDAILAELREGTTTGPHGGDYSVPTQRPRGWYQYYLTSRGRERDDYLNTLPGINQGVHHVLENPEEYTFLDKVVVLHDLMEYFGEQRPWNPPGAGTGLLPDPGAGASLATTGIVGGVRTTTTHRGRVAGFASTRDEQEDSTRFARQHNLPVWSGSSHTTVHLLNLARWAGASVEEMTAVAHGIFAFWRLLYDHTSTMAPHTLHEVMDMARNFGVPYDPLNRYEGLDHEDVAAEHASIRDDLEARIGQLEEHLSALVAGLDEDDPDVDAFSRRYEEALAAVESFVGDFERAADDNERRRVLMRAMRALSYMQRGARELREDLNSRAVQQTS is encoded by the coding sequence ATGCACGACCACGAGCACGACGAGGACCGCGGGCGCCGCGACCGGCCGCCCGTCACCGAGGAGCGGGTCGGGACCGCGGCCGGCGAGGTGGTGAGGTTGCAGCGCCTGATCGGCAACACCGCCGTCACCGGCGCGATCCGGCGCGGCTCGGGGGTCGGCGGCGTGCCGGGCGGCGGGAAACCGCTCGACGCGGCGCTGCGGCGGGAGGTGGAGGGCGAGCTGGGCGCGGACTTCTCCGGCGTGCGGCTGCACACCGGGCCGGACGCGCGGGAGTCGGCCGGTGAGTTCGGCGCCCGCGCCTACACGTCGGGCGACCACGTCGTGGTCGGGGAGGACGACGTGGACCGGCACACGCTCATCCACGAGCTGACGCACGTGCTCCAGCAGCGGCAGGGCCCGGTCGCGGGCACCGACCGCGGCGACGGGGTGCGGGTCAGCGACCCGTCGGACCGGTTCGAGCGCGCGGCCGAGGAGAACGCCACCCGCGTCATGCGCGGCGACACCGCCACGACCCGGGGCGACGCGGCCACGACCCACGCCGGTGATGCGCCCGCCACCCCGGCCGTGCAGCGGACGCTCCTGGTCGGCGGGCAGGACCTCACCCCGGGGCAGGGCGGCAACACGCAGTCGGCGATGCAGGTGTGGCAGCAGGTCATCGCCCTGCCCGCGTTCCAGGCCCGCAGCGATGACGACAAGGGCGCGATGATGCGGCAGTTCCGCAAGTGGGTGACCGATCAACCCGCGCCCGGGCAGAACCCCAGCCCGTCGGTCTGGGGGCACAAGAAGCAGCGCCGCTCGTACGAGCGGGTGGAGGACCTGGAGGCCGCCCTGCACGGCTGGGTGGCCGCGAAGCCGGAGCGCCACGAGGAGAAGGAGTACGCCGAGGTCATCGTCCAGGACCCCGAGGTGGACCTGCGGCTCAACAGCGTCCTGTACCGCGTCGCCCAGAAGATCGACGAGCTGGCCGAGAGCGGCGGCGAGGGGCTGGCCGCCAAGCGGGATGCCATCCTGGCCGAACTCCGGGAGGGCACGACCACGGGACCGCACGGGGGCGACTACAGCGTGCCGACCCAGCGGCCCCGGGGCTGGTACCAGTACTACCTCACCTCGCGGGGCAGGGAGCGGGACGACTACCTCAACACCCTGCCCGGCATCAACCAGGGCGTCCACCACGTCCTGGAGAACCCGGAGGAGTACACCTTCCTGGACAAGGTGGTGGTCCTGCACGACCTGATGGAGTACTTCGGCGAGCAGCGGCCCTGGAACCCGCCCGGGGCGGGCACCGGCCTGCTGCCCGACCCGGGAGCGGGGGCGTCCCTGGCCACCACGGGCATCGTGGGCGGGGTCCGGACCACCACCACCCACCGCGGCCGGGTGGCGGGCTTCGCGAGCACCCGGGACGAGCAGGAGGACAGCACCAGGTTCGCCCGGCAGCACAACCTCCCGGTGTGGTCCGGCTCGTCGCACACCACGGTCCACCTGCTGAACCTGGCGCGCTGGGCGGGCGCCTCGGTGGAGGAGATGACCGCGGTGGCGCACGGCATCTTCGCGTTCTGGCGCCTGCTGTACGACCACACGTCGACGATGGCCCCGCACACCCTGCACGAGGTCATGGACATGGCCCGGAACTTCGGGGTGCCCTACGACCCGCTCAACCGGTACGAGGGGCTGGACCACGAGGACGTGGCGGCCGAGCACGCCTCGATCCGCGACGACCTGGAGGCGCGGATCGGGCAGCTGGAGGAGCACCTGAGCGCGCTGGTGGCGGGCCTCGACGAGGACGACCCGGACGTCGACGCCTTCAGCAGGAGGTACGAGGAGGCGCTGGCGGCGGTCGAGAGCTTCGTCGGCGACTTCGAGCGGGCCGCGGACGACAACGAACGGCGACGCGTGCTCATGCGGGCGATGCGCGCCCTGTCGTACATGCAGCGGGGCGCCAGGGAGCTGCGGGAGGACCTGAACAGCCGGGCCGTCCAGCAGACTTCGTAG
- a CDS encoding ATP-binding protein translates to MSVSGVAVGPARETVSAPRTTDLVYLWARLSAVEWRVRRAVDERRAADPSPEDPYRGLYLTPEAVRDVLAAPRQPPLQVPEPDPELDALAALVPDPGPRLLRLAADFGLAPVDLEFLLVAMAPDVDARFERLYGYLNDDVTRRRATVGLALRLCGEPVAGPGRFRFAASAPLVAGGLVEVREPEAPALSRPLRVPDRVVAHLLGDDALDPAIGGFARLVPGNGTPVAEPPGRLDVRGPEQPGARRPEQPGARRPEQPGAGLPAPLGAAPPDPLGAGLPGHPDLPLPERLGAALRAGLGPIHLRDTGGDTGGDAASTALAALTAAGRDALVIDVAALVDQEHPDLSAVVREARLRGAGVVLGPLETLPPARTRLLRELVALTADLPTILHGTRHWDPRWTAHPVLSLPVHAPLPAERAAWWTRALGGEPAFLPDLAGYRLGAEEVDRAVTVATRLAAVEGRPVGLAHVRAGVRARNGAGLDRLARRIVPAVGWDDVVLPEQTRDQLAELVVRARHRERVLGEWRMRPGGGRGRGVVALFAGESGTGKTMSAEVVAAEVGMDLYVVDLSTVVDKYVGETEKNLERIFTEAAGVHGVLLFDEADAVFGKRSEVQSAHDRYANVESAYLLQRMESFDGIAVLTTNLRSNVDEAFTRRIDVIADFPVPDAEQRLALWDRCLGPALPRAEDVDLAFCAERFELAGGSIRACAVTAAYRAAADDRPVTMADVVTSVYQEYRKLGRLVLASEFGPWLPQQ, encoded by the coding sequence GTGTCGGTGTCCGGGGTGGCCGTCGGGCCGGCGCGGGAGACCGTGTCCGCGCCGAGGACCACCGACCTGGTCTACCTGTGGGCGCGGTTGAGCGCCGTCGAGTGGCGGGTGCGGCGGGCGGTCGACGAGCGCCGAGCCGCCGACCCGTCGCCCGAGGACCCCTACCGCGGCCTCTACCTCACCCCCGAGGCGGTCCGGGACGTGCTGGCCGCGCCGCGGCAACCGCCGCTCCAGGTCCCCGAACCCGACCCCGAGCTGGACGCCCTGGCCGCGCTCGTGCCCGACCCCGGGCCCCGGCTCCTCCGGCTGGCCGCCGACTTCGGCCTGGCGCCGGTCGACCTGGAGTTCCTGCTCGTGGCGATGGCACCCGACGTGGACGCGCGCTTCGAACGGCTCTACGGCTACCTCAACGACGACGTCACGCGCCGCCGGGCGACGGTCGGCCTGGCGCTGCGGCTGTGCGGTGAGCCGGTGGCCGGGCCGGGGCGGTTCCGGTTCGCGGCGAGCGCGCCCCTGGTGGCGGGTGGGCTGGTGGAGGTGCGGGAACCGGAGGCGCCCGCGCTGTCGCGGCCGCTGCGCGTGCCCGACCGGGTGGTGGCGCACCTGCTCGGCGACGACGCCCTCGATCCGGCGATCGGGGGATTCGCGCGCCTCGTGCCCGGGAACGGCACCCCGGTGGCGGAACCGCCCGGACGACTCGACGTGCGCGGGCCCGAACAGCCCGGCGCGCGTCGGCCCGAACAGCCCGGCGCGCGTCGGCCCGAACAACCCGGCGCCGGCCTGCCCGCCCCCCTCGGCGCCGCACCGCCCGACCCCCTCGGCGCCGGCCTGCCCGGACACCCCGACCTCCCCCTCCCCGAACGCCTCGGCGCGGCCCTCCGGGCCGGCCTGGGCCCGATCCACCTCCGCGACACCGGAGGCGACACCGGCGGCGACGCGGCCTCGACGGCCCTCGCCGCGCTCACCGCCGCCGGCCGGGACGCCCTGGTGATCGACGTGGCGGCCCTGGTCGACCAGGAGCACCCCGACCTGTCCGCGGTGGTGCGCGAAGCACGCCTGCGCGGCGCGGGCGTCGTCCTCGGCCCGCTGGAAACCCTGCCCCCCGCCCGCACCCGGCTGCTGCGCGAACTCGTCGCCCTCACCGCCGACCTGCCGACGATCCTGCACGGCACCCGGCACTGGGACCCGAGGTGGACCGCGCACCCCGTCCTCTCCCTGCCGGTCCACGCGCCGCTGCCCGCCGAGCGGGCCGCGTGGTGGACCCGGGCCCTGGGCGGCGAACCGGCCTTCCTGCCGGACCTGGCCGGCTACCGGCTGGGCGCCGAGGAGGTCGACCGGGCGGTGACCGTCGCCACCCGCCTGGCCGCGGTGGAGGGGCGGCCGGTGGGGCTGGCGCACGTGCGGGCCGGGGTGCGGGCGCGCAACGGGGCCGGGCTGGACCGCCTGGCCCGGCGGATCGTGCCGGCCGTCGGCTGGGACGACGTGGTGCTGCCCGAGCAGACCAGGGACCAGCTCGCCGAGCTGGTGGTGCGGGCCCGGCACCGCGAACGGGTGCTGGGCGAGTGGCGGATGCGCCCCGGCGGCGGGCGCGGGCGCGGTGTGGTGGCGTTGTTCGCGGGCGAGTCGGGCACCGGCAAGACCATGTCCGCGGAGGTCGTCGCGGCCGAGGTCGGCATGGACCTGTACGTGGTGGACCTGTCGACGGTGGTGGACAAGTACGTCGGCGAGACGGAGAAGAACCTGGAGCGGATCTTCACCGAGGCGGCCGGCGTGCACGGGGTGCTGCTGTTCGACGAGGCCGACGCCGTGTTCGGCAAGCGGTCGGAGGTGCAGAGCGCGCACGACCGGTACGCCAACGTCGAGTCCGCCTACCTGCTGCAGCGCATGGAGTCCTTCGACGGCATCGCGGTGCTCACCACCAACCTCCGGTCCAACGTGGACGAGGCTTTCACCCGCCGGATCGACGTGATCGCGGACTTCCCGGTGCCCGACGCCGAGCAGCGCCTGGCGCTGTGGGACCGCTGCCTCGGCCCGGCCCTGCCCCGGGCCGAGGACGTGGACCTGGCGTTCTGCGCGGAGCGCTTCGAGCTGGCGGGCGGCTCGATCCGCGCGTGCGCGGTGACCGCGGCGTACCGGGCCGCCGCCGACGACCGCCCGGTGACGATGGCCGACGTGGTGACGTCGGTGTACCAGGAGTACCGCAAGCTCGGGCGGCTCGTGCTGGCGAGCGAGTTCGGCCCGTGGCTACCGCAGCAGTGA
- a CDS encoding DUF4255 domain-containing protein produces the protein MIHEVDEAIRRMLTAAGVPGGGGELSFEAPTKDWSARRNAPTVNVFLHDIREDVMRRHAGGAEVYDDEGVMTGWRGPARWFELAYLVTAWTNRPQDEHRLLAEVLACLVRVERMANEWLTGTLAELGLGVVLNSAQPPDGRATSEMWSALGGELKPSIDLKVIAPLAGEWTPAGPPVTEGVVLEAAGQAGERARRLRYEGPTTAEGDGFAPPRARPAPGPRRRRGGAIR, from the coding sequence GTGATCCACGAGGTGGACGAGGCGATCCGGCGGATGCTGACCGCCGCGGGCGTGCCGGGCGGCGGTGGTGAGCTGTCGTTCGAGGCGCCGACCAAGGACTGGTCCGCGCGGCGCAACGCGCCCACGGTCAACGTGTTCCTGCACGACATCCGCGAGGACGTGATGCGGCGCCACGCGGGCGGCGCGGAGGTCTACGACGACGAGGGCGTGATGACCGGGTGGCGCGGCCCGGCGCGGTGGTTCGAGCTGGCCTACCTGGTGACCGCGTGGACCAACCGGCCGCAGGACGAGCACCGGTTGCTGGCGGAGGTGCTGGCGTGCCTGGTGCGGGTGGAGCGGATGGCCAACGAGTGGCTGACCGGGACGCTGGCGGAGCTGGGGCTCGGGGTCGTGCTGAACTCGGCCCAGCCGCCGGACGGGCGGGCGACCTCGGAGATGTGGTCGGCGCTGGGCGGTGAGCTGAAGCCGTCCATCGACCTCAAGGTCATCGCGCCGCTGGCGGGCGAGTGGACGCCGGCCGGGCCGCCGGTCACCGAGGGCGTGGTGCTGGAGGCGGCGGGCCAGGCGGGCGAACGCGCCCGGCGGCTGCGGTACGAGGGCCCGACGACCGCGGAGGGCGACGGGTTCGCGCCGCCCAGGGCCCGGCCCGCGCCGGGGCCTCGGCGACGACGTGGTGGGGCGATCCGGTGA
- a CDS encoding DUF11 domain-containing protein yields the protein MSRTARTRRTLAALAAVLVACGGTAVLRGLTDPPAAAGQPGAPPPVGRIAYAGTEHRGIGFVTDPQPDVLVPSAPLDEGPAHFDDDASARGDLVVFTSLRDEPTPQVYVRGADGAVRRLTEGQDAGHPQLSPDLRTAVFDSRGDLWVVGVDGTGPRRLTDTAEDESWPTFSPDGTEVAYSADRGGDREIYRRPVAGGPETRVTDEPDGAATEPAWNPRDGRIAYTLRVGDVPQVRVLTGTGVGTPLLGGGQAGWRGRWPAWLPDGSNLLFLSTDQVCGCTADPNADKVYRADTAPGVPVTAAPDLLLAEDRRLGSPTWQTTGPRLLVSRTSAPTRSTATLQDIRPDGSDPRDLGVTVLREDPEAINDPTLLFHPRPGYDPWAHRQSYSPDGRQILLSRFEDEAGLRVQRLWLVDADGGNPRLVPVADRQPGDWEFDAGFSPDGRFIAFARRSPGGVRPAGSDSRVVVIEADTGAVAGVLRPPPEFADQEDTQPAWSPDGTTLVFTRGIITDGPTGEVRDNHIWTARADGLDRQRDLSALVCGFDCAVTDDSAAFSPDGRELVFNRENDGLLRVSLPDSRCEVLLGGGSCAAPVIAPPQGPFQPRDAAFAPDGRLVLTTRRQGDARSPEELAVLDPAGGGLTRIATRLPGRQKEPAWQQSVDLAVTAPPTASVVEGATTSVTATVVNRGPAASPGTALTVAVPAGLRLVGLRGTGCAAGEPRCDLGVLPPAVPVEVVADVVGVVPGEHRLEWSVTGAVLDALPSDNADDTAVTVGEPPVTTTPPTTTTPEPPPPPAPPSAGPALTVVVQPNPSYVGGRAVATYTVRNGGGALATGLRLDLQLPARVPVTSLPAGCAATGCALPDLAVGATQVVQVVFAPNAAVRTEVRGALRTTGTDANPNDNAATAPMTVLQPRIVAVPPIGKPGFVTSVRGQDFPPGAPVVLTWDPGITAAAAPTVPRADGRFTAQLLILAKDQTGPREITASGPGFGPVSTPFLVVPGSIGPPDMVARR from the coding sequence TTGTCCAGAACGGCGCGTACCCGCCGCACCCTGGCCGCGCTCGCCGCGGTCCTGGTGGCGTGCGGCGGAACCGCGGTGCTGCGCGGCCTCACCGACCCGCCGGCGGCGGCCGGTCAGCCGGGCGCACCACCACCGGTCGGCCGCATCGCCTACGCGGGCACCGAGCACCGCGGCATCGGCTTCGTCACCGACCCGCAACCCGACGTCCTCGTGCCGAGCGCACCCCTCGACGAGGGCCCGGCCCACTTCGACGACGACGCGTCCGCGCGGGGCGACCTGGTGGTGTTCACCAGCCTGCGCGACGAACCGACCCCCCAGGTGTACGTGCGCGGCGCGGACGGCGCGGTGCGCAGGCTGACCGAGGGCCAGGACGCGGGGCACCCTCAGCTCTCGCCGGACCTGCGGACCGCGGTGTTCGACTCGCGCGGCGACCTGTGGGTGGTCGGCGTCGACGGCACCGGTCCGCGGCGGCTCACCGACACCGCCGAGGACGAGTCGTGGCCGACGTTCTCCCCGGACGGCACCGAGGTCGCCTACTCGGCCGACCGCGGCGGGGACCGCGAGATCTACCGGCGGCCCGTGGCGGGCGGCCCGGAGACGCGGGTGACCGACGAGCCGGACGGCGCCGCGACCGAACCGGCGTGGAACCCGCGCGACGGCCGCATCGCCTACACGCTCCGGGTGGGTGACGTGCCGCAGGTGCGCGTGCTGACCGGCACCGGGGTCGGCACCCCACTGCTGGGCGGCGGCCAGGCCGGGTGGCGGGGGCGCTGGCCCGCCTGGCTGCCCGACGGCTCGAACCTGCTGTTCCTGAGCACCGACCAGGTCTGCGGCTGCACGGCCGACCCGAACGCGGACAAGGTCTACCGGGCCGACACCGCGCCGGGCGTGCCGGTCACCGCCGCGCCCGACCTGCTGCTGGCCGAGGACCGCCGGCTCGGGTCGCCGACCTGGCAGACGACCGGGCCGCGGCTGCTGGTGTCCCGCACCAGCGCGCCCACCCGGTCCACCGCCACCCTCCAGGACATCCGCCCCGACGGGTCCGACCCGCGCGACCTGGGCGTGACCGTGCTGCGCGAGGACCCCGAGGCGATCAACGACCCCACCCTGCTGTTCCACCCCAGGCCCGGCTACGACCCGTGGGCGCACCGCCAGTCCTACTCGCCGGACGGGCGGCAGATCCTGCTGAGCCGGTTCGAGGACGAGGCCGGCCTGCGGGTGCAGCGGCTGTGGCTGGTGGACGCCGACGGCGGCAACCCGCGGCTGGTGCCGGTGGCCGACCGGCAGCCCGGCGACTGGGAGTTCGACGCGGGCTTCTCGCCCGACGGGCGGTTCATCGCCTTCGCGCGCCGCTCGCCCGGCGGGGTGCGGCCCGCGGGCAGCGACAGCCGGGTCGTGGTGATCGAGGCCGACACCGGCGCCGTGGCCGGTGTGCTGCGCCCGCCGCCGGAGTTCGCCGACCAGGAGGACACCCAGCCGGCCTGGTCGCCCGACGGGACCACGCTCGTGTTCACCCGCGGGATCATCACCGACGGGCCGACCGGCGAGGTCCGCGACAACCACATCTGGACCGCGCGGGCCGACGGCCTCGACCGGCAGCGCGACCTGAGCGCGCTGGTGTGCGGCTTCGACTGCGCGGTGACCGACGACAGCGCGGCGTTCAGCCCGGACGGGCGCGAGCTGGTGTTCAACCGGGAGAACGACGGCCTGCTGCGCGTGTCCCTGCCCGACTCGCGGTGCGAGGTCCTGCTGGGCGGCGGTTCGTGCGCGGCACCCGTCATCGCGCCGCCGCAGGGGCCGTTCCAGCCCCGTGACGCCGCGTTCGCCCCGGACGGCCGGCTGGTGCTGACCACGCGGCGGCAGGGCGACGCCCGGTCGCCGGAGGAGCTGGCCGTGCTCGACCCGGCGGGCGGGGGCCTGACCCGGATCGCCACCCGCCTGCCCGGCAGGCAGAAGGAACCCGCCTGGCAGCAGTCGGTGGACCTCGCGGTGACCGCGCCGCCGACCGCGTCGGTCGTCGAGGGCGCGACCACCTCGGTGACCGCCACGGTGGTCAACCGCGGTCCGGCGGCCTCGCCGGGCACCGCGCTGACCGTGGCCGTGCCCGCCGGGCTGCGGCTGGTCGGGCTGCGCGGCACCGGGTGCGCGGCCGGGGAGCCGCGCTGCGACCTCGGCGTGCTGCCGCCCGCCGTGCCGGTCGAGGTGGTGGCCGACGTGGTGGGCGTGGTGCCGGGTGAGCACCGGCTGGAGTGGTCGGTCACCGGCGCGGTGCTCGACGCGCTGCCGTCGGACAACGCGGACGACACCGCGGTCACCGTCGGCGAACCGCCCGTGACCACGACGCCGCCGACCACCACGACCCCCGAACCCCCGCCGCCACCCGCCCCGCCGTCGGCGGGCCCGGCGCTGACCGTCGTGGTCCAGCCCAACCCGTCCTACGTGGGCGGCCGGGCGGTCGCGACCTACACCGTGCGCAACGGCGGCGGCGCGTTGGCCACCGGCCTGCGCCTGGACCTCCAGCTGCCCGCGCGGGTGCCCGTGACGAGCCTGCCGGCGGGCTGCGCGGCGACCGGCTGCGCGCTGCCCGACCTCGCGGTGGGCGCCACGCAGGTCGTGCAGGTGGTGTTCGCGCCGAACGCGGCCGTGCGGACCGAGGTGCGCGGCGCGCTGCGCACCACCGGCACCGACGCCAACCCGAACGACAACGCCGCGACCGCGCCGATGACCGTGCTCCAGCCGAGGATCGTGGCCGTGCCGCCGATCGGCAAGCCCGGGTTCGTCACCTCGGTGCGCGGCCAGGACTTCCCGCCCGGCGCCCCGGTCGTGCTGACCTGGGACCCCGGCATCACCGCGGCCGCCGCGCCGACCGTCCCGCGCGCGGACGGCCGGTTCACCGCGCAGCTGCTGATCCTGGCCAAGGACCAGACCGGCCCGCGCGAGATCACCGCGAGCGGCCCCGGGTTCGGCCCGGTGTCCACGCCGTTCCTGGTGGTGCCCGGTTCGATCGGGCCGCCCGACATGGTGGCCCGCCGATGA
- a CDS encoding helix-turn-helix transcriptional regulator gives MTAPDRWGGPIGIEEVAMTRIPVAVYAEDPVLRTGVTHQLRPRPEVEVLDPREHERAAVSLVVVDEVDQAAARLLRRLQRSTGTRTGVVVGRFDQDALQTTIDCGVAAVVRRGEADQDRLVATVVALDRGEAVLPGDLLGRLLDHVGRLQRSVLDPNGPTLSTLTVREADMLRLVAEGFDTSEIAVRMSFSERTVKNVLHEVTTRLQLRNRAHAVGYVMRHGLI, from the coding sequence ATGACGGCACCGGACCGCTGGGGCGGCCCGATCGGCATCGAGGAGGTCGCCATGACGAGGATTCCGGTCGCCGTGTACGCCGAGGACCCGGTGCTCCGCACGGGTGTCACGCACCAGCTCCGGCCGCGCCCGGAGGTGGAGGTGCTGGACCCGCGCGAGCACGAGCGGGCCGCGGTGTCGCTGGTGGTCGTGGACGAGGTCGACCAGGCCGCGGCGCGGCTGCTGCGCCGGTTGCAGCGCTCGACGGGCACGCGCACCGGGGTCGTGGTCGGCCGGTTCGACCAGGACGCGCTGCAGACGACGATCGACTGCGGGGTGGCCGCCGTGGTGCGCCGGGGGGAGGCCGACCAGGACCGGTTGGTGGCCACCGTGGTGGCGCTGGACCGCGGGGAGGCGGTGCTGCCGGGGGATCTGCTGGGCAGGCTGCTGGACCACGTGGGCCGGTTGCAGCGCAGCGTGCTCGACCCGAACGGGCCGACGCTGTCCACTTTGACCGTTCGCGAGGCGGACATGCTGCGGTTGGTGGCGGAGGGGTTCGACACCTCGGAGATCGCGGTGAGGATGTCGTTCTCCGAGCGCACCGTGAAGAACGTGCTGCACGAGGTCACCACGCGGCTCCAACTGCGCAACCGCGCCCACGCCGTTGGTTACGTGATGCGCCACGGGCTGATCTGA